The Xiphophorus couchianus chromosome 5, X_couchianus-1.0, whole genome shotgun sequence genome includes a region encoding these proteins:
- the LOC114145033 gene encoding beta-1,3-galactosyltransferase 1-like isoform X2 yields the protein MNDRTRYSLVHTHLGHSSHGLARGHWLRAALTVLMDNRRRLKDILICVLVGVTVVIIYLTSEYKPDHLYGPANKKSNATASSLPEPKWEDPGPYHVAYPRKYRFVMDNSPTCKTATPFLILMVPVAPANLEGRDTIRRTWGGKKMVLGRLVETVFIVGLPGGVDANQQQARLKQESERYRDLIQSNFQDSYRNLTIKTMVMLEWLAQHCAKASFMIKIDSDMLLHVDNLVALLLDPETPKENYMSGLVWWHSPVSRNPFNKFYMPSHVIAEPVYPPYPLGMAYVMSLDLPKKILSVSPHIKPINIEDAYLGLCLNRLGVSPTNPPDQRMFQVIPRHPLSRCNLSKVIATTTTSMSQMQIYWQRIMQGVHC from the coding sequence TTCTAATGGACAACAGGAGACGACTGAAGGACATCCTCATCTGCGTTTTGGTAGGAGTGACAGTGGTCATCATTTACCTTACCTCGGAATACAAGCCTGATCACTTGTATGGTCcagcaaacaaaaagtccaATGCCACGGCCTCTTCGCTGCCTGAGCCAAAGTGGGAGGACCCAGGCCCATACCATGTGGCCTACCCACGGAAGTACAGATTCGTCATGGATAACTCTCCAACGTGCAAGACCGCCACTCCGTTCCTGATCTTGATGGTTCCCGTTGCTCCTGCCAATTTGGAAGGTCGGGACACCATCCGAAGGACGTGGGGGGGTAAGAAAATGGTCCTCGGTCGGCTGGTTGAGACCGTCTTCATAGTGGGGCTACCTGGAGGGGTTGATGCCAACCAGCAGCAGGCGAGACTGAAACAGGAGAGCGAGCGGTATCGTGATCTCATCCAGAGTAACTTCCAGGACAGCTACCGCAACTTGACCATCAAGACCATGGTCATGCTGGAGTGGCTGGCTCAGCACTGCGCCAAGGCCAGCTTTATGATAAAAATCGACTCGGATATGTTACTGCATGTTGATAATTTGGTTGCATTGTTACTTGACCCGGAGACGCCTAAGGAAAACTACATGTCGGGTTTGGTTTGGTGGCACAGCCCAGTTTCAAGAAACCCTTTCAACAAGTTCTACATGCCAAGCCATGTGATCGCCGAGCCGGTGTACCCCCCCTACCCTCTGGGCATGGCTTACGTCATGTCTCTGGATCTACCCAAGAAGATCCTGAGCGTCTCGCCTCACATCAAACCCATCAACATTGAAGACGCATACCTGGGCTTGTGCCTGAATCGTTTGGGTGTCTCTCCTACCAACCCTCCTGATCAGAGGATGTTTCAGGTCATCCCCAGGCATCCTCTGAGCAGATGCAATCTCTCCAAAGTGATCGCCACGACTACGACGAGCATGTCACAAATGCAAATCTACTGGCAGAGGATCATGCAGGGAGTTCACTGCTGA